Proteins encoded within one genomic window of Pseudalkalibacillus sp. SCS-8:
- a CDS encoding DUF2905 domain-containing protein: MSKIFIILGIVFLLFGLIGSFIGKLPGDIVFKKGNTTFYFPIVTSIVVSIVLSLLFYLFGRMK; this comes from the coding sequence ATGAGTAAGATTTTCATAATTCTTGGAATTGTGTTTCTGTTATTCGGGTTGATCGGAAGCTTTATCGGTAAACTACCAGGAGATATCGTTTTCAAGAAGGGGAATACAACCTTCTATTTTCCGATTGTAACCTCAATCGTCGTAAGTATTGTCCTATCGTTGCTTTTTTATCTATTTGGCCGAATGAAATAA
- the safA gene encoding SafA/ExsA family spore coat assembly protein — MKIHIVKKGDTLWKISKMYGVDLQTVIDANPQIKNPDTIYPGAKVKVPTGTAKVKSNPHHQKNPSVMPLNMGGKEKPIKKEMPIKKEMPIKKEMPIKKEMPIKKEMPIKKEMPIKKEKPIKKEEPIKKPPKAPMTEEEFHITLGLSKEETTTTYEMPKPKPIPKPKPVEKCPPMDYCMPDPCCEPYMPGPYGMMDPCCEPMMDGYGDPYMMDGYYGEHMGHYDAMHHGSMYSTPGYGMEHMYHHGYDMQEMDSYGEMMYGQMMGNQMDYEQMMESQHMDYQQYGSGNGMSGMGGQGYQQNGYGQMPYMDQNQSAQNPWKDQDQMHGMMNQGQYGQMPGMMGQGQNGQMPGMMGQGQNGQMPGMMNQGQYGGNGQMPWMMDQGQYGQMPGMMDQGQYGQMPGMMGQGQNGQMPGMMGQGQNGQMPGMMGQGQNGQMPGMMGQGQNGQMPGMMGQGQNGQMPGMMGQGQNGGLGQMFGGMGQGQQFPFMGQTGGRDPYWDIDIEMQPRKPKKKESKSE; from the coding sequence TTGAAAATTCACATTGTGAAAAAAGGGGATACCCTTTGGAAAATTTCAAAAATGTACGGTGTAGATTTACAAACAGTAATTGATGCAAATCCCCAAATCAAAAATCCGGATACCATCTATCCAGGAGCGAAGGTCAAGGTGCCTACCGGAACGGCGAAGGTTAAATCAAACCCCCATCATCAGAAGAACCCATCTGTGATGCCTTTAAATATGGGGGGCAAAGAAAAGCCGATCAAAAAAGAGATGCCAATAAAAAAAGAAATGCCGATCAAGAAAGAGATGCCGATTAAAAAGGAAATGCCGATCAAGAAAGAGATGCCGATCAAAAAAGAAATGCCAATCAAGAAAGAAAAGCCGATCAAAAAAGAAGAGCCTATTAAGAAACCACCGAAGGCTCCGATGACGGAAGAGGAATTTCATATTACCCTCGGTCTTTCCAAGGAAGAAACGACAACAACATATGAAATGCCTAAGCCAAAGCCAATACCTAAACCAAAGCCTGTAGAGAAATGTCCGCCGATGGATTATTGCATGCCCGATCCATGTTGTGAACCCTACATGCCAGGTCCATATGGAATGATGGATCCATGCTGTGAACCGATGATGGATGGATATGGCGATCCATATATGATGGATGGCTATTACGGTGAGCATATGGGTCATTATGATGCCATGCACCATGGTTCTATGTACTCGACTCCAGGATATGGGATGGAGCATATGTATCACCATGGTTATGATATGCAAGAAATGGATTCATATGGTGAAATGATGTATGGGCAAATGATGGGGAATCAAATGGATTATGAACAGATGATGGAATCACAGCATATGGATTATCAGCAATATGGTAGCGGGAACGGTATGTCCGGGATGGGCGGCCAAGGCTATCAACAAAATGGATATGGCCAGATGCCTTATATGGACCAAAATCAGAGTGCACAGAATCCATGGAAGGATCAGGATCAAATGCACGGTATGATGAACCAAGGGCAATATGGCCAGATGCCAGGTATGATGGGGCAGGGACAGAACGGTCAAATGCCAGGCATGATGGGTCAAGGCCAAAACGGTCAAATGCCAGGTATGATGAACCAAGGTCAATATGGTGGTAATGGTCAAATGCCATGGATGATGGATCAAGGCCAATATGGCCAGATGCCAGGCATGATGGATCAAGGCCAATATGGTCAGATGCCAGGCATGATGGGTCAAGGCCAAAACGGTCAGATGCCAGGCATGATGGGTCAAGGGCAAAACGGACAAATGCCAGGCATGATGGGTCAAGGGCAAAACGGACAAATGCCAGGTATGATGGGTCAAGGACAAAATGGCCAGATGCCAGGTATGATGGGTCAAGGACAAAATGGCCAGATGCCAGGTATGATGGGTCAAGGACAAAACGGTGGACTTGGTCAAATGTTTGGTGGTATGGGGCAAGGTCAACAGTTTCCATTCATGGGTCAAACAGGTGGAAGAGATCCATATTGGGACATTGACATTGAAATGCAGCCAAGAAAACCAAAGAAGAAAGAATCGAAATCCGAATAG
- a CDS encoding ribosomal-processing cysteine protease Prp, which translates to MLKVNIHRDQQKIVSFSITGHAESGPYGHDLVCAAVTAVSFGSVNAIEEICQVEPEVETREDGGYLLFKTPSAVSEETSEKIQLLLEGMLVSLRSIERDYGQYIKIKVVGGASHA; encoded by the coding sequence ATGTTAAAAGTCAATATACATCGTGACCAGCAGAAAATCGTGTCTTTCAGCATTACGGGACATGCGGAATCAGGCCCTTATGGACATGATCTTGTATGTGCAGCTGTCACAGCTGTTTCCTTCGGGTCCGTCAATGCTATCGAGGAAATCTGCCAGGTTGAACCTGAGGTGGAAACTCGTGAAGATGGCGGTTATCTACTCTTTAAAACGCCTTCCGCTGTAAGTGAAGAAACATCTGAGAAAATACAGCTTTTATTAGAAGGCATGCTGGTATCACTGAGGTCAATTGAACGTGATTATGGACAATATATTAAAATAAAGGTTGTAGGAGGTGCATCCCATGCTTAA
- the rpmA gene encoding 50S ribosomal protein L27 yields the protein MLKLNLQYFASKKGVGSTKNGRDSISKRLGAKRADGQTVTGGSILFRQRGTKIYPGKNVGRGGDDTLFAKVDGVVRFERLGRNRKQVSVYPVAKEA from the coding sequence ATGCTTAAACTAAACCTGCAGTACTTCGCATCCAAAAAGGGTGTTGGTAGTACGAAGAACGGTCGTGACTCTATCTCCAAGCGTCTTGGAGCTAAGAGAGCAGATGGACAAACTGTAACAGGTGGATCTATCCTATTCCGTCAACGCGGAACGAAAATCTATCCTGGTAAAAACGTAGGCCGCGGAGGAGATGACACTCTATTCGCTAAGGTGGACGGCGTTGTTCGTTTCGAACGTCTAGGCCGTAACCGTAAGCAAGTAAGTGTTTATCCAGTAGCCAAAGAAGCGTAA
- the obgE gene encoding GTPase ObgE: protein MFVDQVNVFVKSGDGGNGMVAFRREKYVPNGGPAGGDGGKGGNVIFEVEEGLRTLMDFRYNRHFKAPRGENGMSKNMHGRNAEDLVVKVPPGTVVTDSQTGEVIADLVDHGQQAVIARGGRGGRGNTRFATPANPAPELSENGEPGEEREITLELKLLADVGLVGFPSVGKSTLLSVVSAAKPKIAEYHFTTLSPNLGVVETDDNRSFVMADLPGLIEGAHEGVGLGHQFLRHIERTRVIVHVVDMSGMEGRDPYEDFLKINDELKQYNLRLTERPQLIVANKMDIPGAEENLEVFKEQVGDYPIFPISAITKSGVRDLLFEIANQLEKTPEFPLTEPEKEEEERVLYKHQTEEQPFEISRESDGTFVIRGAKIERLFKMTDFSRDESVRRFSQQMRRMGIDQALRERGAEDGDAVRILEYEFEFIE, encoded by the coding sequence ATGTTTGTGGATCAGGTTAATGTATTTGTAAAATCTGGTGATGGCGGGAATGGTATGGTTGCCTTCCGCCGTGAAAAATATGTACCAAATGGCGGTCCTGCAGGTGGTGACGGTGGAAAAGGCGGAAACGTCATTTTTGAAGTCGAGGAAGGTCTTAGAACGTTGATGGATTTCCGCTATAACCGTCATTTCAAGGCACCTCGTGGTGAAAATGGAATGTCGAAAAACATGCATGGCCGTAATGCTGAGGATTTAGTCGTCAAGGTTCCTCCTGGAACAGTGGTAACGGATTCACAGACTGGAGAGGTCATCGCCGATTTAGTCGACCACGGTCAACAGGCCGTCATTGCAAGAGGGGGACGCGGAGGCCGAGGAAATACGCGTTTTGCAACACCTGCCAACCCTGCTCCGGAGTTATCCGAGAATGGAGAACCTGGAGAAGAGAGAGAAATTACACTTGAATTGAAACTGTTGGCTGACGTTGGTTTAGTCGGTTTTCCAAGTGTGGGGAAATCCACTTTGCTATCAGTCGTATCGGCTGCTAAGCCTAAAATTGCGGAGTACCATTTTACGACGCTAAGCCCGAATCTGGGTGTTGTCGAGACGGATGATAACCGTAGCTTTGTCATGGCAGACTTACCTGGACTGATTGAAGGAGCTCATGAGGGAGTAGGTCTTGGACATCAGTTCCTTCGACATATTGAACGGACGAGAGTTATCGTGCACGTCGTAGATATGTCTGGAATGGAAGGTCGCGACCCTTATGAAGACTTCTTGAAAATCAATGATGAGTTGAAGCAATATAACCTTCGGTTGACGGAAAGACCTCAGCTCATTGTAGCCAATAAGATGGACATCCCGGGTGCAGAGGAAAATCTTGAAGTGTTCAAGGAGCAGGTGGGGGATTACCCGATCTTCCCGATATCCGCTATAACGAAATCAGGAGTAAGAGACCTACTGTTCGAAATTGCTAATCAGTTGGAGAAAACGCCTGAATTTCCGCTCACAGAACCGGAGAAGGAAGAAGAGGAACGTGTCCTTTATAAGCATCAAACGGAAGAACAGCCTTTTGAGATTTCAAGAGAAAGTGATGGAACCTTCGTCATTCGTGGTGCTAAAATCGAACGCCTCTTCAAAATGACGGACTTCTCACGCGATGAATCCGTGAGACGTTTTTCTCAGCAGATGAGAAGGATGGGAATCGACCAAGCATTGAGAGAACGCGGTGCAGAAGATGGAGACGCCGTCCGTATACTTGAATATGAATTTGAATTCATTGAATAG
- a CDS encoding BofC C-terminal domain-containing protein, whose amino-acid sequence MKSFPKKTSWIFPLLVTVLGAVYVFLFHTYEDEVKASLPSKSKTMNHAEQEAHTVSGPITVEVYLQKNYLDGEYSKDVVYETIWSMEDFWANYADWQLVNQSFNKVMFEQEIDDISPISKVNGYFGLTEDGILTIFNGRPHEDQVIQSFYQIDVKKLESSLMEELENGIRVLTKQNYTEILDKYRPYEMN is encoded by the coding sequence GTGAAATCCTTCCCGAAGAAGACATCATGGATTTTTCCTTTACTAGTGACCGTGTTAGGGGCAGTATACGTGTTTCTATTCCATACCTATGAGGATGAAGTGAAAGCAAGCCTGCCTTCCAAATCGAAAACGATGAATCATGCTGAACAGGAAGCACATACCGTCAGTGGTCCGATAACCGTTGAAGTCTATTTACAAAAGAATTACCTTGATGGTGAGTACAGCAAAGATGTCGTTTATGAAACCATTTGGTCCATGGAGGATTTCTGGGCGAACTACGCTGATTGGCAATTAGTCAATCAATCATTCAACAAAGTCATGTTTGAACAAGAAATTGATGATATCTCCCCTATATCTAAAGTGAACGGATACTTTGGATTGACGGAGGATGGGATACTCACAATATTTAATGGAAGACCCCATGAGGACCAAGTCATCCAATCGTTTTACCAGATTGATGTCAAGAAGCTTGAAAGTAGTCTGATGGAAGAACTGGAAAACGGTATACGTGTTCTGACCAAGCAGAATTATACGGAAATACTGGATAAATACAGACCTTATGAAATGAATTGA
- the ruvB gene encoding Holliday junction branch migration DNA helicase RuvB produces MEDRIISGEMNNEDENLEFSLRPQYLQQYIGQRKVKENLQVFIEAAKMRSEPLDHVLLYGPPGLGKTTLSCIIANEMGVNIRTTSGPAIERPGDLAAILTALEPGDVLFIDEIHRLHRSVEEVLYPAMEDFCLDIVIGKGETARSVRLDLPPFTLVGATTRAGLLSAPLRDRFGVHSRLDYYELEDLTEIVIRTGDFFDIMVQPDAAEELGRRARGTPRIVNRLLKRVRDFAQVQGDGIITKDLAVQALERLQVDRLGLDNIDYKLLRGIIESYKGGPVGLNTIAATIGEEPQTIEDVYEPYLLQIGFIQRTPRGRMATDLAYKHFNLEVPSKR; encoded by the coding sequence ATGGAAGATCGAATTATTTCTGGAGAAATGAATAATGAAGACGAGAACTTGGAATTCAGTCTACGTCCCCAATATCTACAACAATACATAGGTCAACGGAAGGTAAAAGAAAATCTTCAAGTGTTCATCGAAGCAGCGAAAATGAGAAGTGAGCCATTGGATCACGTTCTATTATACGGGCCCCCTGGGTTAGGAAAGACGACCCTTTCTTGCATCATCGCAAACGAAATGGGTGTGAACATCCGAACAACAAGCGGTCCAGCAATTGAAAGGCCTGGAGACCTGGCGGCAATTCTGACGGCATTGGAGCCGGGAGATGTCCTTTTCATCGATGAAATCCATCGCCTTCACCGGTCCGTAGAGGAGGTCCTCTATCCAGCAATGGAGGATTTTTGTTTGGACATTGTCATTGGGAAAGGGGAGACTGCACGGTCTGTCAGACTGGATCTGCCACCTTTCACGCTCGTCGGTGCAACGACACGTGCTGGATTATTGTCGGCGCCCTTACGTGATCGATTTGGCGTCCATAGCAGGCTCGATTATTATGAATTAGAGGATTTGACGGAAATCGTCATCCGGACCGGTGATTTTTTTGATATAATGGTCCAGCCGGACGCTGCAGAAGAATTGGGGCGCAGAGCAAGGGGCACACCTAGAATCGTAAATCGTCTTCTGAAAAGGGTGCGTGATTTTGCCCAGGTACAGGGCGACGGGATCATTACGAAGGACCTCGCTGTCCAAGCATTGGAAAGGCTGCAAGTGGACCGTTTAGGATTAGACAATATTGACTATAAATTGTTAAGAGGGATCATTGAAAGTTACAAGGGTGGTCCTGTAGGGCTGAATACAATCGCTGCCACGATAGGTGAAGAGCCTCAGACGATTGAAGATGTTTATGAACCCTACCTGCTGCAGATCGGATTCATTCAAAGGACACCTCGTGGTCGTATGGCCACCGATCTTGCATACAAGCATTTCAATTTGGAGGTACCGAGTAAACGATGA
- the rplU gene encoding 50S ribosomal protein L21: MYAIIETGGKQFRVEEGQELYIEKLNAEAGETVTFDRVLMVGGDDVKVGSPMVDGATVTAKVEKQGRGKKVVVYKFKPKKNYRRKQGHRQPYTKVVIDKINA, from the coding sequence ATGTACGCAATTATCGAAACAGGTGGAAAGCAATTCCGCGTTGAAGAAGGACAAGAACTTTACATCGAAAAGTTGAACGCTGAAGCTGGTGAAACAGTAACATTCGACCGTGTATTGATGGTAGGTGGAGACGACGTTAAAGTCGGAAGCCCTATGGTAGACGGCGCGACTGTAACAGCTAAAGTCGAAAAGCAAGGCCGCGGTAAGAAAGTCGTTGTTTACAAGTTCAAGCCTAAGAAGAACTATCGTCGTAAGCAAGGACATCGTCAACCGTACACAAAGGTCGTTATTGACAAGATTAACGCATAA
- a CDS encoding YhcN/YlaJ family sporulation lipoprotein, translating to MKKFMALTSVLLLTGALTACNGDDNEALDTRYDNDTRPIGYYTNDGQNNGPMTRIADRDRDRNDLDMNEINYADDYNGSDLARRISKKVNKMDDVDDARVVVSGDTVLIGVDTNDRNDRNVRSEVKNAVQKMTDKNVRVTTDEDMFTRIRDVDNDLRDGNGFEEARSDIEAIMDDLGDALQRPFQNNR from the coding sequence ATGAAAAAGTTTATGGCTCTAACATCAGTATTGTTGCTGACGGGTGCTTTGACAGCTTGTAATGGTGATGATAATGAGGCGTTGGATACTCGTTATGACAATGACACTCGTCCAATCGGCTATTACACGAATGATGGCCAAAATAATGGCCCGATGACAAGAATAGCTGACCGTGATCGTGACCGTAATGACTTGGATATGAATGAAATCAATTATGCGGACGATTACAATGGTAGTGACCTCGCTCGACGAATCTCCAAGAAAGTAAACAAAATGGATGACGTAGACGATGCACGTGTTGTTGTATCAGGAGATACTGTCCTTATTGGTGTTGATACGAATGACCGTAATGATCGTAACGTTCGGTCAGAAGTAAAGAATGCTGTCCAAAAGATGACAGACAAGAATGTACGAGTTACAACAGACGAAGATATGTTCACGCGTATTCGTGACGTGGATAACGATTTAAGAGACGGAAATGGATTTGAAGAAGCCCGTTCCGACATAGAGGCAATCATGGACGACCTAGGGGATGCCCTTCAACGTCCGTTTCAGAACAATCGCTAA
- the ruvA gene encoding Holliday junction branch migration protein RuvA, translating into MIDYIMGTVKYIHTDHVVLECGHIGYKIHCPNPFIYQQELGKQTTIHTYQHVREDILALYGFENLDERDLFIKLIQVSGIGPKGALAILASGKPEQVVQAIENEDEKFLTRFPGVGKKTARQMILDLKGKLTNWTDVQLEFEPTEVEVSDSGLDDAIEALGALGYGQKEIKKVMPQLKNEETLSTDQYIKKALQLLLN; encoded by the coding sequence GTGATTGATTATATTATGGGGACTGTGAAATATATACATACCGATCATGTCGTTCTTGAATGCGGTCATATCGGCTATAAGATTCATTGTCCGAATCCATTCATATATCAGCAAGAACTCGGTAAACAAACGACGATACATACTTACCAGCATGTCAGGGAGGATATTCTTGCTCTTTATGGCTTTGAGAATCTGGATGAGCGTGATCTTTTCATCAAGTTGATTCAAGTGTCAGGCATTGGTCCGAAAGGTGCCTTGGCCATTCTAGCTTCAGGGAAACCAGAACAAGTCGTTCAGGCGATTGAAAATGAAGATGAGAAATTCCTGACCCGATTCCCTGGTGTCGGAAAGAAGACAGCTCGACAGATGATTCTTGATTTGAAAGGGAAACTGACGAATTGGACGGACGTACAGCTTGAGTTTGAGCCGACCGAAGTTGAGGTCTCTGATTCCGGTCTGGATGATGCGATTGAAGCATTGGGGGCATTGGGTTACGGTCAAAAGGAAATCAAAAAGGTTATGCCCCAACTGAAAAATGAAGAAACATTGTCAACCGATCAATACATCAAAAAAGCATTACAATTATTATTGAATTGA
- a CDS encoding transcription repressor NadR produces the protein MKDKKTKVLGEERRSLILDWLKESRTPLTGSQLAKDTNVSRQVIVQDISLLKARNEPIMATAQGYMYIHPAPAKQKFTRIIACQHTPEQTEDELLTIVDYGVMVKDVSIEHPVYGDMTGSIMIKNRFDVEKFLHKVKETGASYLLELTGGVHMHTLEADSEAQLDHACQALQEKGYLLPIN, from the coding sequence ATGAAAGATAAAAAAACAAAGGTTTTAGGAGAAGAGAGACGTAGCTTGATCCTTGACTGGTTGAAAGAAAGCCGAACACCTTTGACAGGCAGTCAATTAGCAAAAGATACGAATGTAAGCCGTCAGGTCATCGTCCAGGACATTTCATTATTGAAAGCGAGAAATGAACCCATCATGGCGACTGCTCAAGGTTATATGTATATCCACCCTGCTCCGGCAAAACAAAAATTCACACGAATTATCGCATGCCAGCACACACCTGAACAAACAGAGGACGAGCTTTTAACGATCGTGGACTATGGTGTCATGGTGAAAGATGTAAGTATTGAACATCCTGTGTATGGTGATATGACAGGATCAATCATGATAAAAAACCGTTTTGATGTGGAAAAATTCCTTCATAAAGTAAAAGAAACAGGGGCTTCCTACTTGTTGGAATTGACTGGCGGTGTCCATATGCATACGTTGGAAGCTGACTCTGAAGCGCAGCTTGATCATGCATGTCAGGCACTACAAGAAAAGGGATACCTGCTCCCGATCAACTGA
- a CDS encoding Spo0B C-terminal domain-containing protein — translation MGKWDTVDLLRHARHDWLNHLQLIKGNLALDRTDRAQEIIEQVVHEAKNEAKVSNLHMPRMAELLLTYNWQQNAFRLDYEVIGKERDLSEYDNPLYNWTSAFLTQLGKVIECEAEPHLMITIQLLEEKARISFDFAGKLNLAEFENAQKDLQADVHNSLTIIESYCQENEVLYILELG, via the coding sequence ATGGGTAAATGGGATACAGTTGATTTATTACGTCATGCTCGCCATGATTGGCTGAATCATCTTCAATTGATTAAAGGTAACCTGGCACTGGATCGTACGGATCGTGCTCAGGAAATCATTGAACAAGTCGTACATGAAGCGAAGAACGAAGCAAAAGTATCGAATCTTCACATGCCTAGAATGGCAGAATTATTATTGACTTACAACTGGCAGCAAAATGCTTTTCGGTTGGATTATGAAGTGATCGGTAAGGAAAGGGACTTATCCGAATACGATAACCCTCTTTACAATTGGACATCTGCATTTCTAACTCAGCTTGGAAAGGTAATTGAATGTGAGGCTGAACCTCACTTGATGATTACCATTCAATTGTTAGAAGAGAAAGCCCGAATCAGCTTTGATTTCGCAGGTAAATTAAATCTTGCCGAATTCGAGAATGCACAGAAGGACTTACAAGCTGATGTACATAATTCACTTACAATCATCGAAAGCTACTGTCAGGAAAATGAAGTATTGTACATCCTGGAACTAGGATGA
- a CDS encoding ACT domain-containing protein, whose translation MDRQGERFYLVKEDLLSEAMTKTLEAKELLESGKAKTVNQAVHSVDMSRSAFYKYRDGIFPFETMVKEKIVSISIHLEDRSGSLSSLLAVLAGLGCNILTIHQTIPLQGKANVTLSIETASAKEDINGILKSLERLEHVKKVSIIGSGA comes from the coding sequence ATGGATCGACAAGGTGAACGATTTTATCTCGTAAAAGAAGACCTGCTTTCAGAAGCGATGACAAAAACCCTGGAGGCGAAGGAATTGTTGGAGTCGGGGAAGGCGAAAACGGTGAATCAGGCAGTCCATTCCGTCGATATGAGCAGAAGCGCATTCTATAAATATCGCGATGGCATCTTTCCTTTTGAGACGATGGTGAAAGAAAAGATTGTCTCCATTTCGATCCACCTGGAGGACCGTTCCGGTTCATTATCATCTTTACTTGCTGTTTTGGCAGGGTTGGGTTGTAACATCCTCACGATTCACCAGACCATACCGCTCCAAGGAAAGGCAAATGTGACGTTGTCTATTGAGACAGCCTCAGCGAAGGAAGACATCAATGGCATCTTGAAATCCCTCGAGAGGCTAGAGCATGTGAAGAAAGTGAGCATCATCGGTTCTGGAGCATGA
- a CDS encoding YebC/PmpR family DNA-binding transcriptional regulator produces the protein MAGHSKWKNIQRRKNAQDAKRGKIFMKLAKDLYVAAKEGGGDPETNPALRLVMDKAKAANMPNENIERAIKKATGTLEGVNYEEIVYEGYGAGGVAVMVEILTDNKNRTAAEVRHAFSKHDGNMGETGCVSFMFDRKGLLVINRAGLELSEDDFMLEVIDSGAEEMETNEESFEVYTEPDQFKQVKEELIQKGYDISSSEITMVPQTLTKLDSEESRKVFKLIDALEDLDDVQEVYHNLDINEEEYEDYLS, from the coding sequence ATGGCAGGACATTCCAAATGGAAAAACATACAAAGAAGAAAGAACGCACAAGATGCGAAACGCGGAAAAATCTTCATGAAGCTAGCCAAGGATCTATATGTTGCAGCCAAAGAAGGTGGAGGCGACCCAGAAACCAATCCCGCTTTGCGTCTTGTAATGGATAAAGCTAAGGCAGCAAACATGCCAAATGAAAATATAGAACGCGCAATCAAGAAAGCGACTGGAACTCTTGAAGGAGTCAATTATGAGGAAATCGTTTATGAAGGTTACGGAGCAGGCGGAGTAGCTGTAATGGTCGAAATCTTGACAGATAACAAAAACAGAACAGCGGCTGAAGTTCGCCATGCTTTTTCGAAGCATGATGGGAACATGGGAGAAACCGGGTGTGTTTCATTTATGTTTGACCGGAAAGGGTTGCTCGTCATCAATCGAGCAGGCTTGGAATTGAGCGAGGATGACTTTATGTTAGAAGTCATTGACAGCGGTGCTGAAGAAATGGAAACAAATGAGGAAAGCTTTGAAGTTTATACAGAGCCGGATCAGTTTAAGCAGGTTAAAGAAGAGCTTATCCAAAAAGGGTACGACATTTCCTCTTCAGAAATCACGATGGTTCCTCAAACATTGACGAAGCTTGATTCAGAAGAATCAAGAAAGGTTTTCAAACTGATCGATGCACTTGAAGACCTTGATGATGTTCAGGAGGTTTATCATAACCTGGATATTAATGAAGAAGAGTATGAAGACTATCTTTCCTGA
- the queA gene encoding tRNA preQ1(34) S-adenosylmethionine ribosyltransferase-isomerase QueA: MRVDEFNFNLPEHLIAQTPLKDRTKSRLMVVDPDTQKIEHRAFNDIKEFLKPGDCLVLNDTRVLPARLYGMKEDTGAKIEVLLLKEEGQDRWKTLVKPAKRIKEGTTITFGNGLLSATCVVAGDQGERELTFSYEGEDFFKILDELGEMPLPPYIREQLQDKERYQTVFSKHTGSVAAPTAGLHFTEDLLNEIQEYGVHIAYITLHVGLGTFRPVTADVVEEHEMHGEYYQISKGTANLLNQVRKDGGRIIAVGTTSSRTLETVMQNGATEFTEQSGWTDIFIYPGYTFKGIDGLITNFHLPQSTLIMLVSAFAGKDLIMKAYEEAVDQEYRFFSFGDSMLILEGSTKHL, from the coding sequence ATGAGAGTGGATGAATTCAATTTTAACTTACCAGAACATTTAATTGCGCAAACACCGTTGAAGGATCGAACGAAGTCAAGATTGATGGTCGTCGATCCAGATACTCAAAAAATTGAACACCGCGCGTTCAATGATATAAAAGAGTTTTTGAAACCGGGAGACTGTCTTGTGTTGAACGACACACGTGTACTTCCAGCTCGTTTATATGGAATGAAAGAAGATACAGGTGCGAAGATCGAAGTGCTTCTTTTGAAGGAAGAGGGTCAAGATCGTTGGAAAACCCTTGTCAAACCTGCAAAACGAATAAAAGAGGGAACGACGATTACGTTTGGTAACGGCTTGTTGAGCGCAACATGTGTTGTTGCAGGAGACCAAGGGGAAAGGGAGTTGACCTTTTCCTATGAGGGAGAAGATTTCTTCAAGATTCTTGATGAGCTTGGTGAAATGCCACTTCCTCCTTATATCCGGGAACAATTACAGGATAAAGAACGATACCAGACGGTCTTCTCCAAGCACACAGGATCAGTAGCAGCACCGACTGCAGGGCTGCATTTTACAGAGGACTTGCTGAATGAGATTCAAGAATATGGTGTCCATATCGCTTACATTACGCTCCATGTTGGTTTAGGTACATTCCGTCCAGTTACCGCAGATGTGGTTGAGGAGCATGAGATGCACGGCGAATACTACCAGATTTCTAAAGGGACAGCTAATCTTTTGAATCAGGTCAGAAAAGACGGTGGTCGGATCATCGCTGTCGGTACGACTTCTTCAAGGACATTGGAGACAGTCATGCAGAATGGTGCCACTGAATTTACAGAGCAATCAGGCTGGACAGATATTTTCATCTATCCAGGTTATACATTCAAAGGGATTGACGGCTTGATTACGAATTTCCACCTACCGCAGTCAACGTTAATCATGCTGGTCAGTGCGTTTGCAGGAAAAGACCTGATCATGAAAGCGTATGAAGAAGCTGTCGACCAAGAATATCGATTCTTCAGTTTTGGAGATTCGATGCTCATCCTTGAAGGGAGTACCAAACATCTATGA